From a region of the Cyclopterus lumpus isolate fCycLum1 chromosome 5, fCycLum1.pri, whole genome shotgun sequence genome:
- the LOC117731162 gene encoding transcription factor HES-5-like, with the protein MEPAEIRFSLQRPLQHRDPDMAPTITAAMTNSQEHLTLTHKIRKPLVEKLRRERINSSIEQLKSLLDPEFLKQQPDSKLEKADILEMTVCVLRRLQQQNQAVDSAAVGQGYSRCVQEVTHFLSKEQGKTQSKRRLMNHFNKLQSSSDKSLREADFSPLSSTVQTSISKEKSPVNSALWRPW; encoded by the exons ATGGAGCCAGCAGAGATCAGATTCTCTCTACAGAGACCTCTACAGCACAGAGATCCAGACATGGCTCCTACAATCACTGCAGCAATGACCAATTCTCAGGAGCATCTGACTCTGACCCACAAG ATCAGAAAGCCTCTGGTGGAGAAGTTACGCAGAGAGAGAATCAACAGCAGCATTGAGCAGCTCAAGTCTCTCCTGGATCCAGAGTTCCTCAAACAGCAGCCAGACTCCAAGCTGGAGAAAGCAGACATCCTGGAGATGACCGTTTGTGTCCTGAGAcgactgcagcagcagaatCAAGCTGTGGACTCTGCAGCTGTTGGTCAGGGCTACTCCAGATGTGTCCAAGAGGTGACACACTTCCTGTCCAAGGAGCAGGGGAAGACACAGTCCAAGAGAAGACTGATGAACCACTTCAACAAGCTGCAGTCTTCCTCTGATAAGAGCCTGAGAGAGGCTGACTTCTCTCCTCTGAGCTCCACAGTCCAGACCAGCATCAGCAAAGAGAAGAGTCCAGTCAACAGCGCCCTCTGGAGGCCATGGTAG